One Actinomycetes bacterium genomic window, CACGCCTACGTGCGCCAGGTCGAGCAGGCCGGCGGCCGGGCCGTCGTCGTCCCACCCACGACGGACGGCGACGACGACCCGCTGCTCGGCGTCCTCGACGGGCTGCTGCTCGCCGGCGGCGCCGACCTGGACCCGGCCCGCTACGGCCAGCAGCCGCACCACGAGACCGCGGGGCTGCGCCCCGACCGGGACGCCGCC contains:
- a CDS encoding gamma-glutamyl-gamma-aminobutyrate hydrolase family protein (Members of this family of hydrolases with an active site Cys residue belong to MEROPS family C26.), whose product is MRPLIGITSYVEQARWGVWDTTAALVPHAYVRQVEQAGGRAVVVPPTTDGDDDPLLGVLDGLLLAGGADLDPARYGQQPHHETAGLRPDRDAA